A single window of Nocardia sp. NBC_01327 DNA harbors:
- a CDS encoding C40 family peptidase, whose translation MAATTTGAFPAITASAATIDVPGIGNFDVPDNFAPQVQQFNQAVKDFQANPGAAIQQLGANPAPGANGFQLPELFPQQQKQPSAPAQIALQAAQSKVGAQYSWGATGPYSFDCSGLVQWAYKQAGVELPRTSFEQSNVGAPVAFEDLQPGDIVVTNGGGHVGMYAGDGKLLNAVQTGTPVSYTTLRPNMVVTARRISA comes from the coding sequence ATGGCAGCAACGACAACCGGCGCGTTCCCGGCGATCACCGCCTCGGCCGCCACCATCGATGTCCCGGGTATCGGGAACTTCGATGTGCCGGACAATTTTGCACCGCAGGTTCAGCAGTTCAACCAGGCGGTCAAGGACTTTCAGGCGAATCCGGGTGCTGCCATCCAGCAGCTCGGCGCCAATCCCGCCCCGGGCGCCAATGGCTTCCAGCTGCCGGAACTGTTCCCGCAGCAGCAGAAGCAGCCGAGCGCCCCGGCTCAGATCGCTCTCCAGGCCGCGCAGTCCAAGGTCGGCGCCCAGTACTCCTGGGGTGCCACCGGCCCGTACAGCTTCGACTGCTCGGGTCTGGTCCAGTGGGCCTACAAGCAGGCCGGAGTCGAACTGCCGCGCACCAGCTTCGAGCAGTCCAACGTCGGCGCACCCGTAGCCTTCGAGGACCTGCAGCCCGGTGACATCGTTGTCACCAACGGCGGCGGCCACGTCGGCATGTACGCCGGTGACGGCAAGCTGCTCAATGCCGTGCAGACCGGTACGCCCGTCTCCTACACCACGCTGCGTCCCAATATGGTGGTCACCGCGCGTCGCATCAGCGCGTAA
- a CDS encoding RNA-binding S4 domain-containing protein, which yields MTSALPSEPAQARVDSWVWAVRLFKTRSAAATACRAGHVRVNGVPVKAAHALKHGDEIRVRVGGVERIVIVERLLTKRVGAAVAALCLIDKSPPPPDPLVVATLPQRDRGTGRPTKRERRETDRLLGREP from the coding sequence GTGACTTCTGCTCTACCGAGCGAACCAGCCCAGGCCCGAGTCGATTCTTGGGTATGGGCTGTTCGTCTTTTCAAGACCCGGTCGGCGGCGGCCACGGCCTGCCGCGCCGGGCATGTGCGGGTCAACGGTGTGCCGGTGAAGGCTGCCCACGCGCTCAAGCACGGTGATGAGATCCGGGTCCGCGTCGGCGGAGTAGAACGCATTGTCATTGTCGAGCGCCTGCTCACCAAGCGCGTCGGCGCGGCCGTCGCCGCGCTGTGCCTGATCGACAAGAGCCCGCCCCCGCCCGACCCGCTGGTGGTCGCCACCCTGCCGCAGCGCGATCGCGGCACCGGTCGCCCCACCAAACGTGAACGCCGCGAAACGGATCGGCTGCTCGGGCGCGAGCCCTAA
- a CDS encoding cation:proton antiporter, with protein MTFGLLALVIVLGLAGPVLAWRSQWHLPVILGELLAGILFGTTGFGILNPADPTFTFLANVGFAVVMFVAGTHVPMRDATIRTALGKGALRAVLVGLLAVIAGQAVAVVFDTGHGALYAVLIASSSAALVLPILDSQGLTGPGPFQKPVLELTAQVAIADAACVVALPLVIDPANAGRAAIGAVAVSAAAAVAYFVLRYLSASGIRQRYHKISEQRQFALELRVSLALLFALCALATSTHVSVMLAGFALGLAVAAVGEPRRVAKQLFALGDGFLTPMFFVWLGARLNLREFGQHPWLILLGLALGGAAVLTHIAMRFTGQPIIFGTMAAAQIGVPVAAVTVGTQLHVLKPGEPAALMLGALVSVAATAVAANRAAVRQMAQPGPQDPKPADGGSGGSPDQKSSPAP; from the coding sequence GTGACATTCGGACTTCTCGCACTCGTCATCGTGCTCGGGCTGGCCGGGCCGGTGCTGGCCTGGCGCTCGCAGTGGCACCTCCCGGTCATCCTCGGTGAACTGCTGGCCGGAATCCTGTTCGGCACCACCGGTTTCGGGATACTGAATCCGGCGGATCCGACCTTCACCTTCCTCGCCAATGTCGGATTCGCCGTGGTCATGTTCGTGGCGGGCACGCACGTACCCATGCGTGATGCGACCATTCGCACGGCCCTGGGCAAGGGTGCGCTGCGCGCCGTGCTCGTCGGCCTCCTCGCGGTGATCGCCGGCCAGGCGGTGGCCGTGGTCTTCGATACCGGACACGGCGCGCTCTACGCGGTGCTGATCGCGTCCTCCTCGGCCGCGCTGGTGCTCCCCATCCTCGATTCGCAAGGCCTGACCGGGCCGGGTCCTTTTCAAAAACCGGTGCTGGAGTTGACCGCTCAGGTCGCCATCGCCGACGCCGCATGTGTGGTCGCGCTGCCGCTGGTGATCGATCCCGCCAATGCCGGACGAGCGGCGATCGGCGCGGTGGCGGTCTCCGCGGCCGCGGCCGTGGCGTACTTCGTGCTCCGATACCTGAGCGCCTCGGGTATCCGGCAGCGCTATCACAAGATCTCCGAACAGCGGCAGTTCGCGCTGGAGCTGCGGGTGAGCCTGGCCCTGCTGTTCGCGCTGTGCGCCCTGGCCACCAGCACGCACGTATCGGTCATGCTGGCGGGCTTCGCCCTCGGACTCGCGGTCGCCGCCGTCGGTGAGCCGCGCCGGGTGGCCAAACAGCTGTTCGCACTCGGCGACGGATTCCTGACGCCGATGTTCTTCGTCTGGCTGGGCGCGCGCCTGAATCTCCGTGAGTTCGGCCAGCATCCGTGGTTGATCCTGCTCGGCCTGGCGCTCGGCGGGGCGGCGGTGCTGACCCATATCGCCATGCGTTTCACCGGTCAGCCGATCATCTTCGGCACCATGGCCGCCGCGCAGATCGGGGTGCCGGTCGCCGCGGTCACGGTCGGCACCCAGCTCCATGTGCTGAAACCCGGAGAGCCGGCGGCGCTCATGCTGGGCGCGCTCGTCTCGGTCGCGGCCACGGCGGTGGCGGCCAATCGTGCGGCGGTCCGCCAGATGGCGCAGCCGGGACCGCAGGACCCGAAGCCGGCCGACGGCGGCAGTGGCGGGTCACCCGATCAGAAGAGCAGCCCGGCCCCTTAG
- a CDS encoding AAA family ATPase yields MDPVRNPYAPGAGQRPPELAGRDRQLDAFDIVLERIARARPERSVMLTGLRGVGKTVLLNQLRSAARTRGWGTGKLEARPDQELRRPLSSALHMAVRSIAVAHRNPDQVDDFLGILKAFALRSTADKGMRERWNPGIDVPAVTGRADSGDIEIDLVELLMEAAQLARDAGVGIALFIDELQDLGPADISAICGACHELSQDAAPLIVVGAGLPHLPAVLSASKSYSERLFSYHRIDRLDRESADQALIAPAGREDVKYTEAALDALYDKADGYPYFVQAYGKATWDAATQSPITEEDVDVAAPTAEEELAVGFFGSRYERATPAEREYMRAMADLAGDDGPVSTAAVARELDRKPASLSPARDGLIKKGLIYSAERGTIGFTVPHFGRYLRGVQ; encoded by the coding sequence GTGGACCCGGTAAGAAACCCGTACGCCCCCGGCGCCGGCCAGCGGCCGCCCGAACTCGCGGGCCGTGATCGGCAGCTGGACGCCTTCGACATCGTGCTGGAGCGCATTGCCCGCGCCCGCCCGGAGCGCAGCGTCATGCTCACCGGTCTACGCGGCGTCGGGAAGACCGTGCTGCTCAATCAACTTCGCTCGGCGGCGCGCACGCGCGGCTGGGGTACCGGCAAACTCGAGGCGCGCCCCGATCAGGAGCTGCGCCGGCCGCTCTCCTCGGCGCTGCACATGGCGGTGCGCTCGATCGCTGTGGCACATCGCAATCCGGATCAGGTGGACGATTTCCTCGGCATCCTCAAGGCTTTCGCGCTGCGCTCCACCGCCGACAAGGGCATGCGGGAGCGCTGGAATCCGGGTATCGACGTGCCCGCGGTGACCGGGCGAGCCGACTCCGGCGATATCGAGATCGATCTTGTCGAGCTGTTGATGGAGGCCGCGCAACTCGCCCGCGACGCCGGTGTGGGCATCGCGCTGTTCATCGACGAGTTGCAGGATCTGGGCCCGGCGGACATATCGGCCATCTGCGGGGCCTGCCACGAATTGAGCCAGGACGCCGCGCCTTTGATCGTGGTCGGCGCGGGGCTGCCGCATCTGCCGGCCGTGCTCTCGGCCTCCAAATCGTATTCGGAACGACTGTTCTCGTATCACCGCATCGATCGCCTCGATCGGGAATCCGCCGACCAGGCCCTCATCGCCCCGGCCGGGCGCGAGGATGTGAAGTACACCGAGGCCGCCCTGGACGCGCTCTACGACAAGGCCGACGGCTATCCGTACTTCGTCCAGGCCTACGGCAAGGCCACCTGGGACGCGGCCACCCAGAGCCCGATCACCGAGGAGGACGTGGACGTGGCCGCGCCCACCGCCGAGGAGGAGCTGGCGGTCGGATTCTTCGGCTCCCGGTACGAGCGGGCAACCCCGGCGGAGCGGGAGTACATGCGCGCCATGGCGGATCTGGCCGGAGACGACGGACCGGTCTCCACGGCCGCCGTCGCCCGGGAGCTCGATCGCAAACCGGCTTCGCTCTCCCCCGCGCGCGACGGCCTCATCAAGAAGGGGCTGATCTACTCCGCCGAGCGCGGCACGATCGGTTTCACGGTGCCGCATTTCGGCCGATATCTCCGAGGCGTGCAGTAG
- a CDS encoding MBL fold metallo-hydrolase, producing MSENEGRPGVLSTLTRCCAAVAATPGRLLRPRQPDTAFLAGLHLAELPPARNTVTLRSLIQGRMSAPATIVAEGVRSLRELPMAMGAFLVEHPRARFLVDPALCADVHRRVLPGLPFPVGLLVSPDKPVLGLSDVLAARDLTGAQLDFVLATHLHWDHVSGLLELPDSVELRIPAIEYEWAMSGPRAPIGVVRAPLRNRGTGNIELDGPPILTFPRSHDLFGDGAVILVDLAGHTPGSIGVLLAVDDGTRVLLAGDAVWNTLQVKLIREKAPMPGLLFDADRDDAFRTIQRLHALPDGIEVIASHDYDAVAARG from the coding sequence GTGAGCGAGAATGAGGGCCGCCCCGGTGTCCTGTCCACACTGACGCGCTGTTGCGCGGCCGTCGCGGCGACGCCCGGCAGGCTACTGCGCCCGCGGCAGCCCGATACCGCGTTTCTCGCGGGGTTGCATCTGGCGGAGCTGCCGCCGGCGCGCAATACCGTGACGTTGCGGTCGCTGATCCAGGGCCGGATGTCCGCGCCCGCCACCATTGTCGCCGAGGGTGTGCGCAGCCTGCGCGAACTGCCCATGGCCATGGGCGCGTTCCTGGTGGAACATCCGCGGGCGCGGTTCCTGGTCGATCCGGCGCTGTGCGCCGATGTGCACCGGCGGGTGCTGCCGGGACTGCCCTTCCCGGTCGGGCTGCTCGTTTCGCCGGACAAACCGGTCCTCGGACTGAGTGATGTCTTGGCCGCCCGCGATCTCACCGGTGCGCAACTCGATTTTGTCCTCGCCACGCATCTGCACTGGGATCATGTCTCCGGTCTGCTCGAACTTCCGGATTCGGTGGAATTGCGAATTCCGGCAATCGAATACGAGTGGGCGATGAGCGGCCCGCGGGCGCCGATCGGTGTGGTGCGCGCGCCATTGCGGAATCGCGGTACCGGAAACATCGAACTGGACGGTCCGCCGATACTTACTTTTCCGCGCAGCCATGACCTGTTCGGCGACGGCGCGGTCATCCTGGTGGATCTCGCCGGTCATACGCCCGGCAGTATCGGCGTGCTGCTCGCCGTGGACGATGGCACGCGCGTCCTCCTGGCCGGTGACGCCGTATGGAACACGTTGCAGGTCAAGCTGATTCGGGAGAAAGCCCCCATGCCCGGCCTGCTCTTCGATGCCGACCGGGACGATGCCTTCCGAACCATTCAGCGCCTACACGCGCTCCCCGACGGTATCGAGGTCATCGCCTCTCACGATTACGATGCCGTGGCTGCCCGCGGGTGA
- a CDS encoding acyltransferase domain-containing protein, whose amino-acid sequence MSIVGVAYRATGTAFDHEWFGITEREAAAMDPRQRVNLELAVEALDDSGLGCLARGSRAAVVFGAATGFAAGAANSAHQLSRTLDLHGPSLMVDSDYASPLVAVDTAVRLLADDAVPFVIAGGADLTLLPDLSGIAVPPDSGGCTVLVLQRTLDAARTGTRSYAEIAGTGLGFPGSGATDAHIALRNPTSPRSPAPRGEEPPILLPLSAPDPVTLHSLAQHWAQSVTTYPTLREFATAAARLVPDEVRAAVLAHDTTDAATQLRALAQHIAATALIDTDEQISAATYATTASESSPGQRDSCGMARRIVGSVVSAVARPAGNGAVVGVSGERRAGGVLLLFSGGGGHARMGRGLAGRYPVFAGALTEAADAVAEAGGPRVWTPRTGFGHGEVGEDFAQPALFVLQVALAELLESWGVRADGVAGHGVGEIAAAAVSGAVSLGDAARIVVARGRLLSKIGDHGAAAVLEATPAEALRLLEPMRAAVGVAAIDGPRSVIVSGEPRYIDALVRRAHRRAIFAQRINADSAAAGTIAVPHIPQVRAVAPQLITELAGITPRRPECAVYSTTRRGTVIGGPGLGVGGNHGAADPHWDDARNSQTHAGMDAAYWGENAAGPVELGAALEQAAADGFSTVVEVGPHPVLSAIVREQAAFRESTYSVASRADEAASFLRTIARLHLDGRAVDWTALGPQSSPPPQRLWRRTISVGGAAVRPPEVPIRAEGTYVVAGGLGNSGAVAVRWLLDAGARDVVVLTRTPRALPPPLDGMDDWIVVMRCDAADRTDLATALHDIRECGSPIRGIVHAGREPDRTAAVNLLELTASDPTDFTIGFSTSGWQPLSRVSGATGR is encoded by the coding sequence GTGTCGATCGTCGGTGTCGCGTACCGCGCGACAGGGACCGCCTTCGACCACGAGTGGTTCGGCATCACCGAGCGTGAGGCCGCCGCCATGGATCCGCGCCAGCGGGTGAATCTGGAACTGGCCGTCGAGGCGCTCGATGATTCCGGCCTCGGCTGTCTGGCGCGCGGATCCCGCGCCGCCGTGGTGTTCGGCGCCGCAACGGGATTCGCCGCCGGCGCGGCCAATAGCGCGCATCAGCTGTCGCGGACGCTCGATCTGCACGGCCCCAGCCTCATGGTGGACAGCGATTACGCCTCCCCGCTGGTGGCAGTGGATACGGCCGTGCGGCTGCTGGCCGACGACGCGGTCCCGTTCGTCATCGCGGGCGGTGCGGATCTGACACTGCTGCCGGATCTTTCCGGCATCGCCGTTCCCCCCGACAGCGGCGGATGCACCGTCCTGGTCCTGCAGCGGACCTTGGACGCCGCACGCACCGGAACCCGCAGCTACGCCGAAATCGCCGGAACCGGCCTGGGTTTCCCCGGATCCGGCGCCACCGACGCCCACATCGCCCTCCGCAACCCCACCAGCCCCCGCTCCCCCGCCCCCCGAGGCGAAGAACCGCCGATACTCCTTCCCCTCTCCGCCCCCGACCCGGTCACCCTCCACAGCCTGGCCCAGCACTGGGCACAATCCGTCACCACCTACCCCACCCTCCGCGAATTCGCCACAGCCGCAGCCCGACTCGTCCCCGATGAAGTCCGAGCCGCCGTCCTCGCCCACGACACCACCGACGCCGCCACCCAACTCCGCGCCCTCGCCCAGCACATCGCGGCCACCGCTCTCATCGATACCGACGAGCAGATCTCGGCAGCCACCTACGCGACCACGGCGTCGGAATCATCGCCCGGTCAGCGGGATTCGTGCGGAATGGCGCGGCGCATTGTCGGGTCGGTGGTGTCGGCGGTCGCGCGCCCTGCCGGAAATGGTGCGGTGGTGGGGGTTTCGGGGGAACGGCGGGCGGGCGGGGTGCTGTTGCTGTTTTCGGGTGGCGGTGGGCATGCGCGGATGGGGCGGGGGTTGGCGGGGCGGTATCCGGTGTTCGCGGGGGCGTTGACGGAGGCGGCTGATGCGGTGGCGGAGGCGGGTGGGCCGCGAGTGTGGACGCCGCGCACCGGGTTCGGGCACGGGGAGGTGGGAGAGGATTTCGCGCAGCCGGCGTTGTTCGTGCTGCAGGTGGCATTGGCGGAGTTGCTCGAATCGTGGGGTGTTCGGGCGGATGGCGTTGCGGGGCACGGGGTGGGTGAGATCGCGGCGGCGGCGGTGAGCGGAGCGGTGTCGCTGGGTGATGCGGCGCGGATCGTGGTGGCACGGGGAAGGCTGCTGTCGAAGATCGGGGATCACGGTGCGGCAGCGGTTTTGGAGGCCACGCCCGCCGAGGCGCTGCGGCTGCTGGAGCCGATGCGGGCGGCGGTGGGGGTGGCCGCGATCGACGGGCCGCGCTCGGTCATCGTCTCCGGGGAACCGCGCTATATCGACGCGCTGGTGCGCCGTGCGCATCGGCGGGCCATCTTCGCGCAGCGCATCAATGCCGACAGCGCGGCGGCCGGAACGATTGCGGTGCCGCATATCCCCCAGGTGCGAGCCGTTGCGCCACAGCTGATTACGGAGCTCGCTGGAATCACGCCTCGGCGGCCGGAATGCGCCGTCTACTCGACGACCCGGCGGGGCACGGTGATCGGCGGGCCCGGCCTCGGCGTGGGCGGCAATCATGGTGCGGCCGACCCGCACTGGGACGATGCACGAAACTCGCAGACCCACGCGGGCATGGATGCCGCGTACTGGGGCGAGAATGCGGCAGGGCCGGTCGAATTGGGCGCGGCCCTGGAACAGGCTGCCGCCGATGGTTTTTCGACGGTGGTGGAGGTCGGGCCGCATCCTGTGCTGTCGGCGATCGTGCGGGAGCAGGCGGCATTCCGGGAGTCCACGTATTCGGTGGCCTCGCGCGCGGATGAGGCCGCGAGTTTTCTGCGGACGATCGCGCGGCTGCATCTCGACGGGCGGGCGGTCGACTGGACGGCGCTGGGACCCCAGAGCTCGCCGCCACCGCAAAGGCTGTGGCGGCGAACGATTTCGGTGGGCGGTGCGGCGGTGCGGCCGCCGGAGGTGCCGATTCGGGCCGAGGGCACCTATGTGGTCGCGGGCGGGCTCGGGAATTCGGGGGCGGTGGCGGTGCGGTGGCTGCTGGATGCGGGTGCGCGCGATGTGGTGGTGCTGACGCGCACACCGCGCGCACTGCCGCCCCCGCTGGACGGCATGGACGACTGGATCGTGGTGATGCGCTGCGATGCGGCCGACCGGACGGATCTGGCGACGGCGCTGCACGATATTCGAGAGTGCGGTTCGCCGATTCGCGGGATCGTGCACGCGGGCCGGGAACCCGACCGCACGGCCGCGGTGAATCTGCTGGAACTGACCGCGAGCGATCCGACCGACTTCACCATCGGGTTCTCCACCTCCGGCTGGCAGCCGCTGTCCCGCGTGTCGGGTGCGACCGGCCGGTGA
- a CDS encoding alpha/beta fold hydrolase produces MSFVICSAADNDSLHRTVPADDGVPIAVHEFGPADAPLTVVFAHGHCLRTESWALLRQQLLPRWGDDVHMVFYDHRGHGDSGTADPATYTIDQLAQDLDAVLRTVAPTGPIVLVGHSMGAMTILAYARLYPGAIGGRIVGVGLLAGAANSVTRVGLGRLLNGPAVTSLRVAVRRAPRAMQASKHFTRHLFEPMLREAALGTRRVSPRMLAVATAMLNETSLLTMASFLESLMRFDEMATLQRLGTIPTLVLAGSADVVIPFAHSVVLASQLDDVELVRLDGAGHSVIMERAEEVAGAIAALVNRAVAALADPDAGPFGPEPECGPEYAIAG; encoded by the coding sequence ATGTCCTTCGTCATCTGCAGCGCCGCCGATAACGACAGTCTTCATCGCACCGTCCCCGCGGACGACGGTGTCCCCATCGCGGTCCACGAGTTCGGCCCGGCCGATGCCCCGCTCACCGTGGTATTCGCACACGGTCACTGCCTGCGCACCGAATCGTGGGCACTGCTGCGGCAGCAGTTGCTGCCACGCTGGGGCGATGACGTGCACATGGTCTTCTACGACCATCGCGGACACGGGGATTCGGGTACGGCGGATCCGGCGACCTACACCATCGATCAGCTGGCACAGGATCTGGACGCGGTACTGCGGACCGTCGCACCCACGGGTCCGATTGTGCTGGTGGGGCATTCGATGGGCGCCATGACCATCCTGGCCTATGCCCGGCTCTATCCGGGAGCCATCGGCGGTCGCATCGTGGGCGTCGGACTGCTCGCCGGGGCCGCCAACAGTGTCACCCGGGTCGGCCTGGGCCGGCTGCTGAACGGTCCGGCGGTGACCTCGCTGCGGGTCGCGGTGCGCCGCGCACCGCGCGCCATGCAGGCGTCGAAGCATTTCACCCGGCACCTCTTCGAGCCGATGCTGCGCGAGGCCGCACTGGGCACCCGCAGGGTGAGCCCGCGCATGCTGGCGGTGGCCACGGCCATGCTCAACGAGACCTCACTGCTGACCATGGCGAGCTTCCTGGAATCGCTCATGCGGTTCGACGAGATGGCCACCCTGCAGCGGCTGGGCACGATTCCGACGCTGGTGCTGGCCGGCTCGGCGGATGTGGTGATTCCGTTCGCACATTCGGTGGTGCTGGCCTCCCAGCTCGACGACGTCGAATTGGTGCGCCTGGACGGCGCCGGGCACAGCGTCATCATGGAACGTGCCGAGGAAGTAGCGGGAGCCATTGCGGCACTGGTGAATCGGGCCGTCGCGGCGTTGGCGGACCCCGATGCGGGCCCGTTCGGGCCGGAGCCGGAGTGCGGTCCGGAGTACGCGATCGCGGGCTGA
- a CDS encoding acyl-CoA dehydrogenase family protein — protein MATTAKVDATEEQARALVEESRETTWAKPSFAKEMFLGRFRLDLIHPFPQPGAADQAKMDAYLTRLHAFCETIDGQRIEAEGRIPDEYVRGLAELGCFGLKIPEEYGGVGLTQVGYNRALMLVGSAHASLGVLLSAHQSIGVPEPLKLAGTPEQKREFLPRCAKGAVSAFLLTEPDVGSDPARMASTATPTEDGEAYEINGVKLWTTNGVVAELLVVMARVPKSEGHRGGISAFIVEADSPGITVERRNSFMGLRGIENGVTRMYNVRVPKRNLVGREGDGLKIALTTLNAGRLAIPAMCTAAAKWSLKIAREWSGTRVQWGRPVGEHGAVASKLSFIAATTFALEAVLDLSATMCDENRNDIRIEAALAKLWASEMACQIADELVQIRGGRGYETAASLAARGERAVGAEQLVRDLRINRIFEGSSEIMRLLVAREMADAHMAAAGALVDRNAELKDKAKAAVGAGGFYAKWFPQLTVGSGTAPTGFGEFGPLARHMRFVERMSRKQARALMYGMARWQAKLEYKQGFLGRIVDIGAELFAMAAACVKAQSLRVAGDPDGVAAEELADVFCRQSRIRVQQLFESLWDNTDDADTDVSRGILDGRYRWLEGGALDPSEGTGPWISEWQFGPSTEQNLLRTFLPSTKASAAT, from the coding sequence ATGGCGACTACCGCGAAAGTCGATGCCACCGAAGAACAGGCCCGGGCACTCGTCGAAGAGTCTCGCGAAACCACCTGGGCCAAACCCTCCTTCGCGAAGGAGATGTTCCTCGGCCGCTTCCGCCTGGACCTCATCCATCCGTTCCCGCAGCCCGGCGCGGCGGATCAGGCCAAGATGGACGCCTATCTGACGCGGCTGCATGCCTTCTGCGAGACCATCGACGGCCAGCGCATCGAGGCCGAGGGCCGCATTCCGGACGAATATGTGCGCGGGCTGGCCGAACTCGGCTGCTTCGGCCTCAAGATTCCGGAGGAGTACGGCGGCGTCGGCCTCACCCAGGTCGGCTACAACCGCGCGCTCATGCTGGTCGGGTCCGCGCACGCCAGCCTCGGCGTACTGCTCTCGGCGCACCAGTCCATCGGCGTCCCCGAACCGCTCAAGCTCGCGGGCACCCCGGAGCAGAAGCGAGAGTTCCTGCCGCGCTGCGCCAAAGGCGCGGTCAGCGCCTTCCTGCTCACCGAACCCGATGTGGGTTCCGATCCGGCGCGCATGGCCTCCACCGCCACCCCCACCGAGGACGGGGAGGCCTACGAGATCAACGGCGTGAAGCTGTGGACCACCAATGGCGTGGTCGCCGAACTGCTCGTGGTGATGGCGCGGGTGCCCAAGAGCGAGGGCCATCGCGGCGGCATCTCCGCCTTCATCGTGGAGGCGGACAGCCCGGGTATCACTGTGGAGCGCCGCAATTCGTTCATGGGCCTGCGCGGCATCGAGAACGGCGTCACCCGCATGTACAACGTGCGGGTGCCCAAGCGGAATCTGGTCGGTCGCGAGGGTGACGGGCTCAAGATCGCCCTCACCACACTGAACGCGGGCCGGCTCGCGATTCCGGCCATGTGCACGGCGGCGGCCAAGTGGTCGCTCAAGATCGCACGGGAGTGGAGCGGCACCCGCGTGCAGTGGGGTCGTCCGGTCGGTGAGCACGGTGCGGTGGCGTCCAAGCTGTCCTTCATCGCCGCAACGACTTTCGCACTGGAGGCGGTGCTGGACCTGTCGGCCACCATGTGCGACGAGAACCGCAACGACATCCGCATCGAGGCGGCGCTGGCCAAGCTGTGGGCCTCCGAGATGGCCTGTCAGATCGCGGACGAGCTGGTGCAGATCCGCGGCGGCCGCGGTTACGAGACCGCCGCCTCCCTGGCCGCGCGCGGCGAACGTGCCGTGGGCGCCGAGCAACTCGTGCGAGATCTGCGCATCAATCGCATCTTCGAGGGCTCCAGCGAGATCATGCGGCTGCTCGTCGCCCGCGAGATGGCCGATGCGCATATGGCGGCGGCCGGAGCGCTGGTCGATCGCAATGCCGAGCTCAAGGACAAGGCCAAGGCGGCCGTCGGCGCCGGCGGGTTCTATGCCAAGTGGTTCCCGCAGCTCACCGTGGGCAGCGGCACCGCGCCGACGGGCTTCGGCGAATTCGGCCCGCTCGCAAGGCATATGCGGTTCGTGGAGCGCATGTCCCGCAAGCAGGCGCGGGCGCTGATGTACGGAATGGCGCGCTGGCAGGCGAAACTCGAATACAAGCAGGGTTTCCTGGGTCGCATCGTCGATATCGGCGCGGAGCTGTTCGCCATGGCGGCGGCCTGTGTGAAGGCCCAATCCCTGCGCGTGGCAGGCGATCCCGACGGCGTGGCCGCCGAGGAGCTGGCCGACGTGTTCTGCCGGCAGTCCCGCATCCGGGTGCAGCAGTTGTTCGAATCCCTGTGGGACAACACCGATGACGCCGATACCGACGTCAGTCGCGGCATTCTCGACGGCCGCTACCGCTGGCTGGAGGGTGGTGCGCTCGATCCGAGCGAAGGCACCGGCCCGTGGATCTCCGAATGGCAGTTCGGACCCTCGACCGAGCAGAACCTGCTGCGAACGTTCCTGCCGTCGACCAAGGCGTCGGCAGCCACGTAG